The [Limnothrix rosea] IAM M-220 genome has a window encoding:
- the dtd gene encoding D-aminoacyl-tRNA deacylase, which translates to MKIIIQRVSSSQVSVRGKIVGKIGRGLNVLVGIAPTDTVAELAWLANKCLNLKLFPGADGKPWAQSVQDIGGEILVVSQFTLYGDCRKGRRPSFSGSAKPDQARQLYEQFVALLQHSAVPIQTGEFGAMMTVDIVNDGPVTVVLEREAAT; encoded by the coding sequence ATGAAAATCATTATTCAACGGGTTAGCAGTTCCCAAGTATCTGTCCGAGGCAAGATTGTCGGCAAAATTGGCCGGGGGTTAAATGTGCTAGTCGGTATTGCACCGACAGATACCGTCGCCGAACTCGCATGGCTCGCGAATAAATGTCTAAATCTCAAACTTTTTCCGGGCGCGGACGGTAAACCTTGGGCACAATCGGTGCAGGATATTGGTGGTGAAATTTTAGTGGTTAGTCAGTTTACGCTTTATGGAGATTGTCGTAAAGGTCGCCGCCCTTCTTTTAGTGGTTCTGCGAAACCAGATCAAGCTCGGCAACTCTACGAGCAATTTGTCGCGCTCCTACAGCATAGTGCTGTGCCGATCCAAACGGGAGAATTTGGTGCAATGATGACCGTTGATATTGTGAATGATGGCCCGGTAACCGTTGTTCTAGAACGGGAAGCGGCAACCTGA
- a CDS encoding YtxH domain-containing protein encodes MSDQNDGAFLGGLLVGSALGAIAALLYAPRSGKDTRKILKQSMDNLPELADELSETFQKQADQLSDNARRNWEGTLQRLQEAIAAGMEASQAESERLETSPEEEIFVSPDIDSPPN; translated from the coding sequence ATGTCTGATCAAAATGATGGTGCTTTTCTCGGTGGTTTACTCGTTGGTAGTGCCCTTGGGGCGATCGCCGCGCTATTGTACGCCCCCCGCTCCGGTAAAGATACCCGCAAAATTTTGAAACAATCAATGGACAATCTCCCAGAACTTGCTGACGAATTATCTGAAACATTTCAAAAGCAAGCCGATCAACTCTCAGATAATGCCCGTCGTAATTGGGAAGGCACGCTACAACGGTTACAGGAGGCGATCGCCGCCGGAATGGAAGCCAGCCAAGCCGAATCCGAGCGCCTCGAAACATCACCAGAAGAAGAGATTTTTGTGTCGCCAGACATTGACTCTCCCCCAAACTAA